In the Candidatus Bathyarchaeia archaeon genome, CGTCAACGGGTACGTGTGGGTTGGCAGAAACCTCGTGCCACGCCTGATGTTCTACTTCTTCTTTTTTATGGGTGCCTTCGGCGCAGAACTGGCGATAATAGTTTTAAGCTTTCTGGTTTTGGGTTCAACCATCGAGGTGAGTTTCTTTTTCTTGACGGGCATGACGGCGGTTGCTATGATTTTGTTTCTGACCGAAAGTATAAGGCTACACCGCAAGCTTCAACCTGCTTTTCAGACTGAACGCACAAACGAAAAGCAACAAATTAATTAGACGCCAGTGAGCGTCACAACATTTTTGATTAGTCCTAAGGGTTATACTGAAAAGGGCACTTTAGTGATTGGTTTGGGCTTTTTTTACAATTAGTCATATTAGCGGGTTGCGTTCAAAAGGGATGCAATGACGCATCAGCATCAGCCTAAGCCCGATTCCCTCTCTGAAATGCATGAGTACCGAGGCGTAGCCAAAAACCGCCTTGCCTTAGCCATGGGCATCACAGGCGCGGTTATGGTCTTGGAGGTATTAGGCAGCGTCATAACCGGCAGCTTAGCGTTGGGCAGCGACGCAGGCCACATGTTCACCCACCTGTTCGCTTTAGCAATAAGCTTTGTCGCCATAACCTTAGCCTGCAAAAAACCCTGCCACCACCGCACATACGGCTTCTACCGCGTAGAAATTTTGGCGGCGCTCTTCAACAGCATCTTTCTCTTTGCCGTAACCGGCTACATCCTGTTTGAGGGCATTGTTCGCCTGCTAAACCCGCAGCCAGTTGTCGGGTTTGAAATGCTCGTTGTGGCTTTGTTTGGGTTAGCGGCAAACGGGTTAAGCATCCTAATTCTGCGAGGCAGCGTAAAAAGTGACCTGAACGTTCGCAGCGCGTTTCTACACATGTTTGCCGACACCGCCTCTTCAGTGGCGATAATTTTTGGGGCAGTCATTGTTACATACACTGACTGGTACCTCATTGACCCTCTGCTGGGAATTGGCATTTCGGTGCTAATTTTTGTCTGGGCATGGGGGCTCTTCAAAGACTCCGTGAACGTGCTTTTGGAAACCGCACCCAAAGGCATGGACAGCGATGACATAAGTGCCACACTCAAAAAGCAGCTCCCAGAAATTACCCAAATCTCGGACATGCACATCTGGGAAATCACTTCCGACATGTACTCTTTCACGGCGCACATTCAAATCGCTGGCTTAGATTACGCAAAATCCAAAGAAGTTCTGGAAAGAATAAACAGGGTACTGGACGAGAAATATGGCATTCGGCACACCACTATCCAGCTGGAACCCACAGACAACTAATGCACTACGTTCCGATGACGCGAACGTTTTCCACCAGCAGCCACGGAGCCACCAACTGCCCCATCTTCCGCTCATTGCACCCCAAGGCAGCAACGTTCTTGAGTAACTCAAAGATGTTTCCCGCAAGCATCACACCCTGCGTTGCATGCTCAATTTTGCCTTTGCGGATTTTCCACGCGGGTGTTGCGACAACGGAGAATTCGCCGCTGACGGGGTTGCTGCTGTGGGCACCCTGCAGGTACGAAACCAGTAAGCCATCGTCAACTTCGCAAAGAAGCTGCTCGGCGGATTTGGTTCCGGGTAGGAGGTGGAAGTTTGTGGGTTCGATGCTGGGCGTGGAGAGGTAGCCTGCGCGTGAGGCGTTGCCGGTGCTTTCTTTGCCCTGCTTTTTGGCGGTGTAGCTGTCGTAGAGGAAGCCTTGGAGGATTCCGTCTTTGATTATTGGAGTTTTCTGGTGGGGGAAACCTTCGGCGTCGAATTTGCCTGTGCGCATCCCGCCTGCGAGCAAGCCGTCGTCGATTATGGTTATTGCGTCTGAGGCGACTTGGCTGCCGACTTTGTCTTTGAAGGGCGACTGGTTGCGCTCCACGCTGTCAGCTTTCACCGCGTTAATCAGCGTGTAATAGAGGAGTTCTTGGAGGGCGAATTGGGTGAATATGAGTTGGTAGTTTTTGGTTTGTATATGTTTGGGCTTTAACGAGGAGAGGGCGATGCGTGCGGCTTCTTTACCCACCCACTCAGGGTCCACACTGAGGCTGCGTTCCGAGTTGAATTCAAAGCATACGGGCGTCACCGCGTTTCCATCTTGGGCAAGCGTTGCCAAGCTGCATTCCACGGCTGTGCCCGCGTCAAAACCCAAAACACCATTCGAGTTAGCCACGGCGTTTGAGACGTAGCCTGCGCCTGCGCCGCCTTCAATGGGGAAAACCCGCTTGTCCGCTTCCACTGAGGCGTCAAGCATGCGGGAAGCCAAATCCACAAGGTCCTCCGAGCGGAGCGCCATGATTTCGGGGTCGAACATGTTTTTTGGCGTGGGGTAGGATTTCTTTTCGGGGAGCCCGTTCCAGTTTTTGTCGGGTTTATTTGCCTTGGCTGCCGCCAGCGCCTTCAGGATAACATCCTCAACTGCCGAACTGTCAGCGATGTTTGTGTATGCGAAGCCTATGGCTTTGTTCACCTGAACCCGTATACCAATCCCTTTATCGAAAATCTTTGAGGTCTTAACAATCTGTCCTCGTTCGATGCCGACGCTTGTTGCGTTACCATCGTAGGCGAAAGCTTCCGCTTCTGCCGCGCCTCGCTGTAGGGCAACTTTTACGGCGTTCTCTGCCAAAGCCAGCAGTTCGTCTTTGTTAAGCGCTGCCACCAACAGTCACCTCACTAACCCTGATGTGTGGACCACCATCACCTATAAACGCCGTCTGCCCTTTGCCACAGCGCCCCGAATTGAGCTGGAAATCCTTGCCCACCGCATCCACCTTAAGCAGCGTTTGCAACGTGTTGCCGCTAATGGATGCATCTCGCACAGGCGCGCCCAGTTCACCATCGATGATTTCGTAGGCTTCTTGGATGCCCACTTGGAAGGTACCGTCAAAGTTTGCTTGCCCCCCGCGAAAGCTCTTGAAAAAGTAGCCCTGCTTTATGCCTTCAAAAAGCTCCTCAAACGTGTGGTCCCGCGGCGCCATGTAGGTGTTGCGCATGCGGATAATGGGTTCTACGCGGAAATCCTCAGCCCGCGCGTTCCCCGTCGGCTTTGCGTTGAGTTTGTGAGCGGTTTCGCGATTATGCATCAGCCCTGCAACTACGCCGTCTTTGATGAGCAGGGTTTTCTGGGCGGGGACGCCTTCGTCGTCGTACTTGAAGCTGCCAAACGCGCCGCCTATAGTCCCGTCATCATAAAACGTGACCTGGTCAGAACCAATTTTCTTACCCATGTTCCCCGACAAGACGCCTCCTGCCAACGCCAAATCCGCCTCCGCCAAATGCCCAAACGCTTCATGCACAAAAACCCCCACCACGTTCGGACCCAAAACCACAGGAAACACGCCGCCCTTTGGGGGCTTGGCGTCCAATTGAGCCACGGCACGTTTAGCCAGCCGCTCGCCGATGGCTTCGGGAGGTTCTGCATCGAAGAGCTCATAGCCCGCTGTGGAGCCGATTTCTTCGCGGCTAAAAGTGAAAACGCCGTTTTGCTGGGCCGAAGCTGTTGACCTTGACCAAACGTAAAGCTTGTCCTGCTCGATGTAGGAGCCGTCTGTGTTGGCAAAGATGCTATTGCCAGTTAAATCCAAGTAGTCAACAGTGCAGCTTTTAATCTGCCCATCCTGCCCCATGGTGGCGCGGGTTAAGGTGGAAGCGGTTTTGATTTTTTCTTCAATGCTAATTTCTGAGGGCTTACGCTTTGGCTTTAATTCAACGCGGTCTTCGACGGCGGGGGCGTTTGCAAGCGCAACAGGAGTCTTAAGTCGCGCACTTGCCGCCTTCGCCATTGCACACGCGTCCGAAATGGCGTCCGCCAAGACTGCGGCGTCCATGGAGCCCACCGACGCGAACCCCCAAGCGCCATTCACTAGCACGCGTAGGGCAACGCCGCTTTCGATGCCTTGTTTGGCGGCTTCCACACGTCCCTCCTTCATGGTGAACATGGTTTTGGAGAGGCTCTGGGCGCGGGCTTCGGCGTACTGGGCGCTGAACTTGGTTTGAGCGGTGTTTAGTATTTTTGTGAGAAGGTCTTTCAAATAAGTTGCCTCCAAAAGGCGATTTGTGTATGACTGTAACTGTTGGGTGAAGGAATAAAACGGTTGCGTTAATGCCAAGGGTTAACCCATTGCGGCACCCGTTGGAGGGACTAAGGCGAGTGCACGTTGGGTCGTTTGTTCTGATTTTTGAGGCCATCGAAGAAATAAAAACGGTCAGGCTCATCACATACAAATATCACGACGAAGCCTACGTCTAAACTTTCAGAAACAGTTCTTGGCAGTTACCAAAAGTCAGAAAGCCCCGTTTGTTGCACCCGATTCCGCGGCGGCTTAAACCTTGAAGCCTGGGCAGACGGCCCTTGGAGAGGCGCGGCTTCTTTTTCGGCTGGGGGCAAGTCAAGTTTACCGTAGACGCCGTCGTAGCCCGGAATTACTGCCACTTTGCCTTCTCGGACATCCACTATTGTGTCAGCCATGCGTCTGTCAACTACCGTCGCCAAGTCTTCGCGGGATGCGTCAATGAGCACGGCGTATTCGTCGCCGAAGCGTTTGACGAGCGGACTGTAGGCCTTCCATACAGCTTGTGTGGAGGGTGAAGCTGACCCGACGACGGTGGCGATGATTTCGCTTAGCGGCATTAACCGCATAAACCCAGGCGAGGTAGCGCTTTGGTAGTCGGGGTTGCGGTCGGCAAGCTCCTCCACCCGCTGCTCCACACCCTTGGTAAGTTTCCGTCCACAAACGGGACAGATGCTGTTGTGCTTGCGGGCCTCCGCAGGAGAAAGCGATACATCACAGTTACGATGCCCCGTCCAATGATATTTGCCGTAGGCAGGGTCGGTTTCAATGGTGAACTTGAGTCGGCGTGTGTCTTTGGTTTTGATGGCGTCGATGACCTCGCGGTAGGTAACATGGTCAAGTTCGAAGACGTTGGCTTCCCTGCCCATGCGCCAAGGCCAAAAACTGTGGCTGTCACTGTTGGAAAGCAACGTGAAGCGGTCAAGGCTGCTCAGTCGCCAGTTCATCGGCGGGTCACTGCTCAGCCCCGTCTCCAACGCGTGAATGTGTCGGGTTTGGTCTTGGTAGCAGTCTTCGATGCGGTCAAACCCACTAAAGGCGCCAAACAGGCTAAACCACGGCGTCCACACATGCGCCGGAAAAACCATATTGTCACCCGAAACCCCCATGACAGCTTCGACAAGCTGCGGCGCGGTCATGTTTAGGAGGGGTCTTCCGTCGGCGCTAAGGCTCCCGTATTTGCCCAGTGCCTCGTTGATTTGCTCTGCCGCCTCCACGCTTGGAGTTAGGATTACGTGGTGGATTTTGCGGTTTTGGTTCTCGTAGTCAAAGATGGTGCAGACTTCGGTGGTTAACATAAAATAAACAGGCGAGTCTGTGTCGTCTGCCAGTTTGAATAAGCCTGAGTCTGCTTCAGGGATAAGGGTTTGGCGGATTTCGCTGAGCCACTGCGGATGCGTAAAGTCTCCTGTGCCCACCAGTTGCAACCCCTTGATTTTGGCGTACCGCGCAATCTCTTTGAGGTTCATTTGTTCGCTGGTGGCGCGGCTGAATCGGCTGTGAATGTGCAAGTCCGCGATGACTCGAATGTGTTTGTCCTCCCTTTTTGCCCAGTGAAGGGTTCTGCTGGTAGAAGCTGGGTATGGCTTAAAAACTTAGTTATAACGATGAGGCGCTCAAAAAAGAAAAAGGAAGTTGAGGGGCAGACACTAAGGACTGAAAGTGTAGCTTGTTTCAGTGATTGTGCCGCTTTGCCAGGTTCCTGTCCAGTCCACATTGTAGGGAGTTTGGACTCCTGTCTGCGTATAGTTGGCGGAAACCGTGTACAGGGGGTTTAGGGTCACTGGGTAGTCAAGAGTAACGGTCCATCCTGCAGCTCCTGGTGCCGATATCATGGTGGTGTATGCGTACTGTTCTGCACCGATAAGTCCAGTTTCCACTTTGCCGCCTGTCCACGTTAAATCCTGCATGAACTGCGCTGTTTGGTTATGGTTGAGTTTTATGTAGTTCATGATGGAGTCGCGGATTTGCTCCTGCGTCACGGGCACGTTTGAGCTGTACCCAGTTTCGTCAATGCAGCCGTCTTGCCATGTTCCGTTCCAGAAAACGTTGTAGGGTGTCTGGACGCCAGTTTGGGTGTAATTGATTTTTATGGTGTAGATTGGGTTAGGTACAACGGGGTAGGTGAGTTCGACGGTCCACCATGCGCCTCCAAGCATGCCGTGCTCAGTGGTGTACACGTAGTTCTCTACGCCTACAAGTCCTGTTTCGACTCTTCCGCCGTTCCAGCTGAGGTCCTGCATGAATTGGTCGGTTTCAACGTGAATTGCCTGTATGTAGCTTATGGCGTCGTTTCGTACTTGCTCCTGAGGCTGAGGTTCAGCCGCGTTTATGTTTGACAGGTAGCTGGTTTCGGTGATTGTTCCGTTTTGCCAGGTGCCGTTCCAGGATATTTCAACGGGGTACTGCACACCTGTTTGAGTGTAATTCACAGTGGCAGTGTAAAGTGGATTGGGGACTACAGGGTAGCTGAAGGCTACTGTCCAGCCTGCGCTTCCAGGGGCTCCAGTCATGGTGGTGTAAACATAGTTTTCTGCGCCTACCAAACCTGTTTCCACTCTGCCGCCTGACCAGCTTAGGCTTTGCATGTACTTTGCGGATTCAGGATGGTAGCATTCGATGTAGGTCATGATTTCGTCGCGAGCCGTTGTTTGGGTTGAGTCTTCAGGAGGCAAAACCTCCCCTAAGGGGAGCTCAGACGTTTGAGGCGTCGGGGTTGCAGAAGGGGAGGGTGTTGATTCGGGTTGAGTTAATGAAATGTATCCTACAGAACCGCCTACAATTACGATTACCAGAACGATAGCTATTCCAATCATTAAAAGTTTTTGAACCATTTTTTTCACCAATCCTTTTGTTTCTACATAGTCTATATAACAGTAGTTGTTGAGGCGTTGCAGGAATCGTTATGTTGAACAGAAATGACACAATTTCAAGTACGAAGCTTCTTGTGGCGTTGTTTGTTTTTTCATAAAAAATGCAAAAATAGTTGACTGAGAAAGCCCGTTTTTGCGGGGAGATTAGGAGAGGGGCCTACTGCGCAAAAACGTAGCTTGTCTCAGTCACGCATCCAGCTTGCCAGGAGCCTTCCCAGATTAGGTGGTAAAGTATCCCAATGACGCCGTTTGCGGTCGAATAGTCGACTGTGATGCTGTAGATGGGGTCTGCCACAACGGGGTAATGAATTGTCACGTTCCAGCCTTCGGCTTGGTAGGTGTAGGTTTCAGCGCCCAACAAGTTTGGCGGGGTGACTCTGCCACCGGTCCAATTAAGGTCACTCATAAACTGCAACGCCTCCGGATGGTTTTCTCCAATGTATGTCAGGGCGGCTTCGCGGATGTCTTCTTGAAGCGTGGGCTCGGGCACGTTTTCAGGTTGGTCCTGTGCTTGTTTAGGAATTTGTTGAGCATTAACGACGACCCAGCTAACGCCACCCACGACGGCAAAGATTGTAACGAAGACAATTAATGCTTTGATTTTTTCGTGTGCCATTTCTTTTCGCCGCTCTTCTTGTGGTTATGCGGTCTTATAGCGCCATGCCTTGGAACAATATGTACCAGAACCTGAAAAGAGTGTTCTAAACTTTTGAAAACAAAGAACCGTGGATTTTTTGATGGAAACCTGTCGGCAGTCTTTGCGGGTGGGCAAAAGCTTAAGAACGAAGCCACGTTGATTTTTCGAAGCGAAAACTTATGGGCTTGAAGATGAGCATGAAGGTTTGCGTGGTTGGTCTGGGGCAAATTGGCTTCCCCGTAGCACAGTACATTCACGAAAAAGGCATGCAGGTTTGGGGCTGCGACATAAATGAAGCAACAGTTGAACATGCATGCAAGATGGGGCAGTTTGAAGCCACAACCATTTGGACAGAAGTCCCCCCCGCAGATGTGTACATCGTTTGTGTAACCACCAGCCAAACAGGTGGTCACCCAAACTTGAAGGCAGTTTTTGATGTCTGCCAAAATATAGCCCAGAAAGCCTCATCTTCAGCACTGGTGGCAATCGAAAGCACCATCGTGCCCGGCACCTCCAGAAAAATCTTCACCGACATTTTCCACGGCAAAATAAAGCTTGTCCATGCACCTCATCGGTACTGGGCAGACGAACCCGTAGAGCACGGCGTCAACCAACTACGTGTCATCGGCGGCGTAAACGAAGAAAGCCTCACGGCAAGCTTAGCCTTCTATCGGGATGCGCTTGGGATTCCGATGCATGTTTGCTCTTCCGTGGAAGTTGCCGAGATGTGTAAAATCACTGAAAACAGCCACCGCTACCTGCAAATCGCATTTGCCGAAGACCTTAAAATGCTGTGCGCCCAAATTGGCATGGACTTTGAGGATCTGCGGGCGGCATGCAACACAAAGTGGAACGTGGACATCCCCCAAGCGCGAGACGGCATCGGAAGGCACTGTTTGCCCAAAGACATCAAATACGTCACCTCCCTCGCACCCAGCACGCTGCTAAACAGCGCCATGCAGGTGGACAAAGAATACCGCGAATGGCTAACCAAAAAAACCAGCAATCGCTGAGCACCGACAGGTTTCCGCTTCACAAAAGGTAAACTACGCTTTCTAATACCCTTCCTCTCTACGTTTTTCCAACGCCATGCCGACTGGACTGAAGCATCTTATCTGCGGACAGCCTCTACCTCTCTATCGTTTCTGCATCGAATCAATTTGGATGCCTAATAGGCGCGGGTTATTTGCAGAATCTGCCGTCATCCTTGGTTTGAGGCAGCTTGCTGATGTTCTGTGTGAACCAGCCGATTTTTGTTGCTGCGCGGTCGTCAAACTTGGGCACGTAGGGTTTGATGTCCAGCAGTGGGGTGCCGTCGACGATGTCTACGTCTTGGATGTGTAGGATGTTGTTTTCGATGCGGGTTAGTCTGACATTGGAGATGCCGATGGGGTTTGGTCGAGCGGGTGCGCGGGTGGCAAATATGCCGTGAAGGTTGTTGTCCAGAAACGGCTTAACCGTGAGTGCAGTGTTTGTTATGAGGTTAAGATGGTAAATTAGGATGATGTGGGAGAAACCCTCCAGATCTTTAAGCCCCTCCACGTATGGGGGGTAAACTTCTATGGTTCCCAGAATGTTTGAAGCCGCCGCCTGAATGGGTACATTTTTGGGTTCCTTAAACGGGGAATGCACCACCCCAATGGGCTTAAACGTGATGGCACTCATAAGCGTCCCTGACGATGTTGTTTCTTGGTGTTCTTGGCTTATAAGCAGCCCCTCAAAAAACTGGTTTCTGCATGGAATTTTAGTCTTTTTGCCTCATGTGACCAAGTTTTTCAAGCCCACGTTCTTGGCTAAACGCAGCGACTGTTTTCTTTCGGTTTTGGTTAAGGTTCGGCAAAGCTCCGGAATCTCATGTGCCCGCCATTGGGGTCTGTACTGAAACATCACATTCACCCTTGTGTCCGTACCCAAGTTCTCTGCAATCCACTCCAAAATCGGTTTCACACAGCAATCCAAATGGTTTGGCAAAACCAGCAACCGCACAATAAGTTCCCCGTACCTTTTTGCTTCCAAATGGTTAGCCGTGCATGCCTGCCAGTAGTTGGGTGCATTGGCGATTCTTTCGGCGCAGTCGCCCGGTCCATACTTGAAATCCAGCAGGTAAACATCCACAAACCCCGCCAACAACTGTGCCGTTTCAAAACTGTAGTAGCTGTTTGAATTACAAACCACTGGAACGTTTGCCTTGACATGTGTGAAGGTTTGGAGCCACTGAAACAGCCAAGGTGTCGGCTCCCCACCGACCAGGTTTATGTTTTTGCAGCCTTCACGGTGGAGTCGGTCAACTTCTGGGGCTAACCTTTGAGGGTTGAGCGTTTCCCCTTTTTCTTTCCATTGGCTGATGGTCCAGTTCTGACAATGCTTGCACTGTATGGTGCAGCCCATGGTGAATATTGTTCCTGACGGCACCAACTCAGGTTCCTCTCCCAGATGCGCAAAGATGCTGGAAACCGCCAAGTCGTCGCTGCTACACCCACAAAACCCAATCTGCCCCAAGGTGCGGTTCGTTTGGCATCTTCGGCTGCAAAAATGGCAATTCGAAAGAATTCTGCGTGCAATTTCGAGTTTCAGGTTGAAGTAGGATTTTTCAGGAGCACTAAGGCTATCGTAGCTCGAAGCTGCGTCGTTTTCTTGCTCTATCCTAAAATATTGGGCTGTTCTTTTTTGATGTTCCACCCAAAGCTTCTCTAAAGAGTCGT is a window encoding:
- a CDS encoding cation diffusion facilitator family transporter → MTHQHQPKPDSLSEMHEYRGVAKNRLALAMGITGAVMVLEVLGSVITGSLALGSDAGHMFTHLFALAISFVAITLACKKPCHHRTYGFYRVEILAALFNSIFLFAVTGYILFEGIVRLLNPQPVVGFEMLVVALFGLAANGLSILILRGSVKSDLNVRSAFLHMFADTASSVAIIFGAVIVTYTDWYLIDPLLGIGISVLIFVWAWGLFKDSVNVLLETAPKGMDSDDISATLKKQLPEITQISDMHIWEITSDMYSFTAHIQIAGLDYAKSKEVLERINRVLDEKYGIRHTTIQLEPTDN
- a CDS encoding TldD/PmbA family protein, which gives rise to MAALNKDELLALAENAVKVALQRGAAEAEAFAYDGNATSVGIERGQIVKTSKIFDKGIGIRVQVNKAIGFAYTNIADSSAVEDVILKALAAAKANKPDKNWNGLPEKKSYPTPKNMFDPEIMALRSEDLVDLASRMLDASVEADKRVFPIEGGAGAGYVSNAVANSNGVLGFDAGTAVECSLATLAQDGNAVTPVCFEFNSERSLSVDPEWVGKEAARIALSSLKPKHIQTKNYQLIFTQFALQELLYYTLINAVKADSVERNQSPFKDKVGSQVASDAITIIDDGLLAGGMRTGKFDAEGFPHQKTPIIKDGILQGFLYDSYTAKKQGKESTGNASRAGYLSTPSIEPTNFHLLPGTKSAEQLLCEVDDGLLVSYLQGAHSSNPVSGEFSVVATPAWKIRKGKIEHATQGVMLAGNIFELLKNVAALGCNERKMGQLVAPWLLVENVRVIGT
- a CDS encoding metallopeptidase TldD-related protein, producing MKDLLTKILNTAQTKFSAQYAEARAQSLSKTMFTMKEGRVEAAKQGIESGVALRVLVNGAWGFASVGSMDAAVLADAISDACAMAKAASARLKTPVALANAPAVEDRVELKPKRKPSEISIEEKIKTASTLTRATMGQDGQIKSCTVDYLDLTGNSIFANTDGSYIEQDKLYVWSRSTASAQQNGVFTFSREEIGSTAGYELFDAEPPEAIGERLAKRAVAQLDAKPPKGGVFPVVLGPNVVGVFVHEAFGHLAEADLALAGGVLSGNMGKKIGSDQVTFYDDGTIGGAFGSFKYDDEGVPAQKTLLIKDGVVAGLMHNRETAHKLNAKPTGNARAEDFRVEPIIRMRNTYMAPRDHTFEELFEGIKQGYFFKSFRGGQANFDGTFQVGIQEAYEIIDGELGAPVRDASISGNTLQTLLKVDAVGKDFQLNSGRCGKGQTAFIGDGGPHIRVSEVTVGGSA
- a CDS encoding type II toxin-antitoxin system RelE/ParE family toxin, translating into MPRVNPLRHPLEGLRRVHVGSFVLIFEAIEEIKTVRLITYKYHDEAYV
- a CDS encoding endonuclease Q family protein, which translates into the protein MHIHSRFSRATSEQMNLKEIARYAKIKGLQLVGTGDFTHPQWLSEIRQTLIPEADSGLFKLADDTDSPVYFMLTTEVCTIFDYENQNRKIHHVILTPSVEAAEQINEALGKYGSLSADGRPLLNMTAPQLVEAVMGVSGDNMVFPAHVWTPWFSLFGAFSGFDRIEDCYQDQTRHIHALETGLSSDPPMNWRLSSLDRFTLLSNSDSHSFWPWRMGREANVFELDHVTYREVIDAIKTKDTRRLKFTIETDPAYGKYHWTGHRNCDVSLSPAEARKHNSICPVCGRKLTKGVEQRVEELADRNPDYQSATSPGFMRLMPLSEIIATVVGSASPSTQAVWKAYSPLVKRFGDEYAVLIDASREDLATVVDRRMADTIVDVREGKVAVIPGYDGVYGKLDLPPAEKEAAPLQGPSAQASRFKPPRNRVQQTGLSDFW
- a CDS encoding NAD(P)-binding domain-containing protein: MKVCVVGLGQIGFPVAQYIHEKGMQVWGCDINEATVEHACKMGQFEATTIWTEVPPADVYIVCVTTSQTGGHPNLKAVFDVCQNIAQKASSSALVAIESTIVPGTSRKIFTDIFHGKIKLVHAPHRYWADEPVEHGVNQLRVIGGVNEESLTASLAFYRDALGIPMHVCSSVEVAEMCKITENSHRYLQIAFAEDLKMLCAQIGMDFEDLRAACNTKWNVDIPQARDGIGRHCLPKDIKYVTSLAPSTLLNSAMQVDKEYREWLTKKTSNR
- the tsaA gene encoding tRNA (N6-threonylcarbamoyladenosine(37)-N6)-methyltransferase TrmO; the encoded protein is MSAITFKPIGVVHSPFKEPKNVPIQAAASNILGTIEVYPPYVEGLKDLEGFSHIILIYHLNLITNTALTVKPFLDNNLHGIFATRAPARPNPIGISNVRLTRIENNILHIQDVDIVDGTPLLDIKPYVPKFDDRAATKIGWFTQNISKLPQTKDDGRFCK
- a CDS encoding radical SAM protein; translation: MSRYFAVVQNRKPAKFKLAQKVPAEFDPNDSLEKLWVEHQKRTAQYFRIEQENDAASSYDSLSAPEKSYFNLKLEIARRILSNCHFCSRRCQTNRTLGQIGFCGCSSDDLAVSSIFAHLGEEPELVPSGTIFTMGCTIQCKHCQNWTISQWKEKGETLNPQRLAPEVDRLHREGCKNINLVGGEPTPWLFQWLQTFTHVKANVPVVCNSNSYYSFETAQLLAGFVDVYLLDFKYGPGDCAERIANAPNYWQACTANHLEAKRYGELIVRLLVLPNHLDCCVKPILEWIAENLGTDTRVNVMFQYRPQWRAHEIPELCRTLTKTERKQSLRLAKNVGLKNLVT